In one Elusimicrobiales bacterium genomic region, the following are encoded:
- a CDS encoding polysaccharide deacetylase family protein, with protein MKYEIFAALLLAAPAFAGDNISYGKFITSGPKSRPYVALTFDDGPGDATEDVLKLLDAYGAKATFFVLGGQAARNPKLLEEEAKAGHLVANHTYTHSNFNKVPEEKRVSKLESELERTSDIIKKHTGYHTRFMRMPYGITKKWVLQTARRNKYVVVNWDYGSDWESRPKEELLKKYLASLTPGAILLLHDGGDHRQATVYIVRRVLEEAKKRRLVPVRLDTLLDCPENNAVTRGEPSRREESAPEPAAQAASAPAEKQKPSAEPVPAPRKPAPAPEKEKPAHSRRRHSDKSAPAAEEKTPRSDANSPDKPAAPAPKSSEAAPAALPPQNNPPPPRQTPPAPFDGASRKPV; from the coding sequence ATGAAATATGAAATTTTTGCCGCGCTGCTGCTGGCGGCGCCGGCTTTCGCGGGCGATAATATCTCTTACGGCAAGTTCATAACCTCCGGCCCGAAGAGCCGGCCCTATGTGGCGCTTACCTTTGACGACGGTCCCGGCGACGCCACCGAAGACGTGCTAAAACTGCTGGACGCATACGGCGCGAAGGCCACTTTCTTTGTCCTCGGCGGCCAGGCCGCCAGGAACCCGAAGCTGCTGGAGGAGGAGGCCAAGGCGGGACATCTCGTCGCCAACCACACTTATACGCACAGCAATTTCAACAAAGTGCCGGAGGAAAAGCGCGTCTCCAAGCTGGAAAGCGAGCTGGAGCGCACCTCCGATATTATTAAAAAACACACCGGCTACCACACCCGCTTCATGCGGATGCCGTACGGCATCACAAAGAAATGGGTGCTGCAAACCGCCCGCCGCAACAAGTACGTGGTGGTCAACTGGGATTACGGCTCCGACTGGGAAAGCCGCCCCAAGGAAGAGTTGCTCAAGAAATATCTGGCCAGCCTCACGCCCGGCGCGATACTGCTGCTGCACGACGGCGGCGACCACCGGCAGGCCACGGTGTACATAGTCCGCCGCGTTCTGGAGGAGGCGAAAAAACGCCGCCTCGTTCCCGTCAGGCTGGACACTTTGCTGGACTGTCCGGAAAACAACGCTGTAACGCGCGGCGAACCTTCGCGTCGTGAGGAAAGCGCGCCGGAGCCCGCCGCCCAGGCTGCATCCGCGCCGGCGGAAAAGCAGAAGCCGTCCGCTGAACCTGTTCCCGCGCCGCGCAAACCGGCTCCCGCGCCGGAGAAGGAAAAACCGGCGCATTCGCGCCGGCGGCATTCCGATAAATCCGCCCCCGCAGCCGAAGAAAAAACTCCGCGCAGCGACGCCAACTCCCCGGACAAGCCTGCCGCGCCCGCGCCGAAATCATCCGAGGCTGCGCCGGCGGCATTGCCGCCCCAGAACAACCCGCCCCCGCCGCGCCAGACGCCCCCCGCGCCGTTCGACGGCGCCTCCCGCAAGCCCGTGTAG
- a CDS encoding HipA N-terminal domain-containing protein, with product MKTAAVYYSGTKAGTLTETGSGYVFEYASEYLAFPQARPVSLSLPLRADFDRFAEGLGIDRKAAANAVEDVLGLAARAAQYLEASSLGPKHRQLLSAVIAERSGRLL from the coding sequence ATGAAAACGGCTGCTGTTTATTATTCCGGGACGAAAGCCGGAACTTTGACGGAAACCGGTTCAGGCTATGTTTTTGAATATGCGTCGGAATATCTGGCTTTCCCGCAGGCGCGCCCGGTGAGCCTGTCTCTGCCGTTGCGCGCCGACTTTGACCGGTTTGCGGAGGGTCTTGGCATTGACCGGAAAGCCGCCGCCAACGCGGTTGAGGACGTGCTCGGGCTTGCGGCGCGGGCGGCGCAGTATCTGGAAGCCTCCTCTCTGGGGCCGAAGCACAGGCAATTGCTGTCCGCTGTGATTGCGGAACGTTCCGGCAGGCTGTTATGA
- a CDS encoding helix-turn-helix domain-containing protein — protein sequence MKKVREFVKKRRKELKLTQPELARRAGVGLRFVRGLEQGKETVRADAVNKVLRLFGKILGPVDM from the coding sequence ATGAAAAAAGTGCGGGAATTTGTCAAAAAACGCCGGAAAGAACTTAAGCTCACTCAGCCGGAACTGGCGCGCAGGGCCGGGGTGGGGCTGCGTTTTGTCCGCGGACTTGAACAGGGCAAGGAAACGGTTCGCGCGGACGCCGTAAATAAAGTGCTTAGGCTTTTCGGCAAAATCCTCGGCCCGGTTGACATGTGA
- a CDS encoding ABC transporter ATP-binding protein, translating to MIRLRNLVKKFGDLSAVNGVSIDVQPGEIFGFLGPNGAGKTTTVKIMSGLMRPTSGSVSLFGADIVENPVQAKRLLALIPDEPFVYPKLTGAEFMRFIGDLYEVPEEKQQKRIPELLEMFELLGWQGELLESYSHGMRQKLVIAGALLREPKAVLLDEPMVGLDPKSARMVRGILLDLAKSGVAIFMCTHILEIAEKLCGRIGIMHGGRLLETGTLDELRAKAGQSAATGNYSLEDVFMELTSEKNIQQQT from the coding sequence ATGATACGGCTACGCAATCTCGTCAAAAAATTCGGGGACCTCTCCGCCGTCAACGGCGTCAGCATAGACGTGCAGCCGGGCGAAATATTCGGATTCCTGGGGCCCAACGGCGCGGGCAAGACCACCACGGTCAAGATAATGTCCGGGCTGATGCGCCCGACGTCCGGCTCTGTCTCGCTGTTCGGGGCGGATATTGTTGAAAATCCGGTTCAGGCCAAGCGGCTGCTTGCGCTTATCCCGGACGAGCCTTTCGTCTACCCCAAACTCACCGGCGCGGAGTTCATGCGCTTCATAGGCGACCTTTACGAAGTGCCGGAGGAAAAGCAGCAAAAACGGATACCGGAGCTGCTGGAGATGTTCGAACTGCTGGGCTGGCAGGGGGAACTGCTTGAATCCTATTCGCACGGGATGCGCCAGAAGCTGGTCATAGCCGGCGCGCTGCTGCGCGAGCCTAAAGCCGTCCTGCTGGACGAGCCTATGGTCGGGCTGGACCCCAAATCCGCCCGGATGGTGCGGGGGATACTGTTGGACCTGGCCAAATCCGGCGTGGCTATTTTCATGTGCACCCATATCCTGGAAATAGCCGAAAAGCTTTGCGGGCGCATAGGCATAATGCACGGCGGCAGGCTGCTGGAAACCGGCACCCTGGACGAACTGCGCGCGAAAGCCGGCCAGTCCGCCGCCACAGGCAACTACTCGCTGGAAGACGTGTTCATGGAACTTACTTCGGAAAAAAACATACAGCAGCAGACTTGA
- a CDS encoding PfkB family carbohydrate kinase, with protein MKNEILVVGSVALDGIESPAGKAVNALGGSAVYFSLSAAHFAPVRLCGAAGADFPEKYHRLIEGAGVNTEGLETLPGKTFRWEGSYSPDFRTATSRKTELNVFEHFRPALSAPERACPALFLANIDPRLQLHVLSKMKRPRIVACDSMNMWIQRSRAALLKLLRKVDIFFVNEDEARQLTGEHNHVRAGRAALALGPKAVVVKKGDYGAAVFSGDKMCSLCAYPVAAVADTTGAGDTFAGGFMGYIAGSRAPRAFGELKAALAFGTVMGSFAVESFGAQGLAAVTRKQIARRLKEYKAIASL; from the coding sequence ATGAAAAATGAAATTCTGGTAGTGGGTTCGGTCGCGCTGGACGGCATTGAGTCTCCGGCGGGGAAAGCGGTTAACGCGCTGGGCGGTTCGGCGGTGTATTTTTCGCTCAGTGCGGCGCATTTCGCGCCGGTGCGGCTGTGCGGCGCGGCGGGCGCGGACTTCCCGGAAAAATACCACAGGCTTATTGAAGGCGCGGGTGTCAACACCGAGGGGCTTGAAACGCTGCCCGGCAAAACCTTCCGCTGGGAAGGCAGCTACAGCCCGGACTTCCGCACCGCCACCTCCAGAAAAACGGAACTAAACGTGTTTGAGCATTTCCGCCCCGCGCTTTCCGCGCCGGAGCGGGCCTGCCCGGCGCTGTTTCTGGCCAACATAGACCCGCGGCTTCAGCTGCATGTGCTTTCAAAAATGAAGCGCCCGCGCATTGTGGCCTGCGATTCCATGAACATGTGGATACAGCGCAGCCGCGCCGCGCTGCTAAAGCTGCTGCGCAAGGTTGACATTTTCTTTGTAAACGAGGACGAGGCCCGCCAGCTCACCGGCGAGCATAACCATGTCCGGGCCGGGCGCGCCGCGCTGGCGCTGGGGCCGAAGGCCGTGGTGGTCAAAAAAGGCGACTACGGCGCGGCGGTTTTTTCCGGGGACAAGATGTGCTCGCTGTGCGCCTATCCCGTGGCTGCGGTGGCAGACACCACCGGCGCGGGCGACACCTTTGCCGGCGGGTTCATGGGATACATCGCGGGCTCCCGCGCGCCGCGCGCTTTCGGCGAGCTCAAGGCCGCGCTGGCCTTCGGGACGGTGATGGGCTCTTTCGCGGTGGAATCCTTCGGCGCGCAGGGGCTGGCCGCCGTTACCCGCAAACAGATAGCGCGGCGGCTTAAGGAATACAAAGCCATCGCCTCGCTCTGA
- a CDS encoding SurA N-terminal domain-containing protein, which yields MITFFYKHKRIIYIAVIATFMAGIFVGLGSYLGSGSATMDLAARVGGLKITNQEFYRQYNRRMEMLTSKGLTEIPDNLRKTIQKQVLEELVVEKILGAGAREYDMSTGDFEVAAIVQNLPMFQREGKFNPELYARGVAYAYKMQPVQFENELRAERDASKFRSLIIAAAKVTPQELDAAYAASGRKPGKDPKKDKAEFAQEIVRAKAGGMINTYLNSYIATGKFEEFLSKREQGI from the coding sequence ATGATTACATTTTTTTACAAGCACAAGCGCATCATTTATATCGCCGTCATAGCCACATTCATGGCCGGCATATTCGTGGGGCTGGGGTCGTACCTGGGTTCCGGCTCGGCCACTATGGACCTGGCGGCCCGGGTGGGCGGCCTGAAAATCACCAATCAGGAATTCTACCGGCAGTACAACAGGCGCATGGAAATGCTGACCAGCAAAGGGCTGACGGAAATTCCCGATAACCTGCGCAAAACCATACAGAAACAGGTGCTGGAGGAGCTGGTGGTGGAAAAAATCCTCGGCGCGGGCGCCAGGGAATACGACATGAGCACCGGCGATTTCGAGGTTGCCGCCATAGTCCAGAACCTGCCCATGTTCCAGCGCGAAGGCAAGTTCAACCCGGAGCTTTACGCCCGCGGCGTGGCCTATGCCTACAAAATGCAGCCCGTCCAGTTTGAAAACGAACTGCGCGCCGAGCGCGACGCCTCCAAATTCCGCAGCCTCATCATCGCCGCGGCTAAAGTAACTCCGCAGGAACTGGACGCCGCCTACGCCGCGTCGGGCCGCAAGCCCGGCAAGGACCCCAAAAAAGACAAAGCGGAATTCGCTCAGGAAATTGTGCGCGCCAAGGCGGGCGGGATGATAAACACCTATCTGAACAGCTATATCGCCACCGGCAAGTTCGAGGAATTCCTGTCAAAACGCGAGCAGGGAATCTGA
- a CDS encoding polymer-forming cytoskeletal protein, with protein MAFLKKSQDRMFELGNMVSVVGPEAYFQGTINAKGSLRIDGRMEGSITEAHAVVIGETGKVVGDIAAESAVVGGEVKGNISAARSAELLATSRVSGDIRTGRIVIEEGAFFEGHCSMMKEEEAAAEPERASGDERP; from the coding sequence ATGGCGTTTCTGAAAAAAAGCCAGGACAGGATGTTCGAGCTTGGCAACATGGTTTCGGTGGTGGGGCCGGAGGCGTATTTCCAGGGCACGATAAACGCCAAAGGCTCGCTGCGCATAGACGGCAGGATGGAAGGCTCCATAACCGAGGCGCACGCCGTGGTGATTGGCGAGACGGGCAAGGTGGTGGGCGACATCGCCGCGGAATCCGCCGTCGTGGGCGGCGAGGTCAAGGGCAATATCTCGGCGGCGCGCTCGGCGGAGTTGCTGGCCACCTCCAGGGTTTCCGGCGACATACGGACCGGCAGGATTGTCATAGAGGAAGGCGCGTTTTTCGAGGGGCACTGCTCCATGATGAAAGAAGAGGAGGCCGCCGCCGAGCCGGAGCGCGCCTCCGGGGATGAGAGGCCATGA
- a CDS encoding M23 family metallopeptidase has translation MRAVTGIRSFLRALRKSWRRPVSLMVVPYGPLPAWRLRFSVPFLLFMAALWTGITLWAGYVAGRNLDYYVTKADNRVLSARVAYVSGEMERGRKYIELTRKTDEQMRHMLGMGSRNAIIRDDGDNGGEGGAPSSDANSLRRALEKKAAWISDSVFRNGMRQVTEQSQRALAGFQEIAWYITNQRSMYRATPAIWPAPGAVTSPFGYRMSPFESDYGEFHPGVDISNRPDTPIRATADGVVRHAGWAAGYGQAVLLDHGFAYSTLYGHAAKLEVKEGQQVKRGQIIARMGTTGRSTGSHVHYEVWQSGKPVNPVKYMTAVADKPARED, from the coding sequence ATGCGGGCTGTAACCGGTATTCGCTCTTTTCTGCGGGCGCTGCGCAAAAGCTGGCGGCGGCCCGTCAGCCTTATGGTGGTGCCATACGGCCCGCTGCCGGCGTGGCGGCTGCGGTTTTCGGTGCCGTTCCTGCTGTTTATGGCGGCGTTGTGGACCGGCATTACGTTGTGGGCCGGGTATGTGGCGGGCAGGAATCTGGATTATTACGTAACCAAGGCCGACAACCGCGTGCTTTCCGCCAGAGTCGCCTATGTCTCCGGGGAGATGGAGCGCGGCAGGAAATACATAGAGCTGACCCGCAAAACCGACGAGCAGATGCGCCACATGCTGGGCATGGGCAGCAGGAACGCCATCATACGCGACGATGGCGATAACGGCGGCGAGGGCGGCGCCCCCTCCTCCGACGCGAACAGCCTGCGCCGCGCGCTGGAGAAAAAAGCCGCCTGGATAAGCGACAGCGTTTTCCGCAACGGCATGCGCCAGGTTACCGAACAGTCCCAGCGCGCGCTGGCCGGGTTTCAGGAGATAGCGTGGTATATAACCAACCAGCGCTCCATGTACAGGGCCACCCCTGCCATATGGCCCGCGCCCGGCGCGGTAACGTCGCCGTTCGGCTACCGGATGTCGCCTTTTGAATCCGATTACGGCGAGTTTCATCCAGGAGTTGACATAAGCAACAGGCCCGACACGCCCATACGCGCCACGGCGGACGGCGTGGTGCGCCACGCCGGCTGGGCGGCGGGCTACGGGCAGGCCGTGCTGCTGGACCACGGCTTTGCCTATTCCACGCTTTACGGCCATGCGGCCAAGCTGGAGGTTAAGGAAGGCCAGCAGGTGAAAAGGGGCCAGATTATAGCGCGCATGGGGACCACGGGCCGTTCTACCGGAAGCCATGTCCATTACGAGGTCTGGCAGAGCGGCAAGCCGGTAAATCCGGTAAAATATATGACGGCAGTCGCGGACAAGCCCGCGCGGGAGGATTGA